From Polynucleobacter sp. MWH-Braz-FAM2G, a single genomic window includes:
- the ispD gene encoding 2-C-methyl-D-erythritol 4-phosphate cytidylyltransferase, which translates to MSTENHSNKKCHALLPTAGTGSRLGGELPKQFQMLAGKPMLSYALDAFLKSPRIQTIWIGVSPGFIENPILKTIAATNSDIHFLPTGGPTRQETVRNTLAAMLKAGIAEDDWILVHDAARPGITPALIEKLIHSVEGSSAGGILAVPLADTLKQADLDSVIAGNIPHSERTIPREHLWQAQTPQMFGLKQLHDALENAIRLEADVTDEASAIELAGAKPLLIEGAARNFKVTHPADWELMQLLLSSVTK; encoded by the coding sequence ATGAGCACTGAAAATCATTCAAACAAGAAATGCCATGCGCTTCTACCAACAGCGGGTACAGGTTCCCGTCTTGGCGGTGAGCTGCCCAAGCAGTTTCAGATGCTTGCTGGCAAGCCTATGCTTTCTTATGCGCTTGATGCATTTCTAAAATCCCCTCGTATACAGACGATTTGGATAGGGGTGAGCCCTGGATTTATTGAGAATCCGATTTTGAAGACGATTGCCGCTACCAATAGCGATATTCATTTTTTACCAACAGGTGGCCCAACAAGGCAAGAAACAGTACGCAATACATTAGCTGCAATGCTGAAGGCTGGTATAGCTGAGGATGACTGGATTTTGGTTCATGATGCCGCTAGGCCTGGGATAACACCCGCATTAATCGAGAAGTTAATTCATTCTGTAGAGGGATCTAGTGCTGGAGGCATTTTGGCAGTTCCCCTTGCCGATACCCTTAAGCAAGCAGATCTTGATTCGGTTATTGCGGGAAATATTCCGCATTCAGAAAGAACTATTCCACGCGAACATCTCTGGCAAGCGCAAACTCCGCAAATGTTTGGTTTAAAACAATTGCATGATGCTCTTGAGAATGCAATTCGTCTTGAGGCAGATGTGACCGATGAAGCAAGCGCAATTGAATTGGCTGGCGCCAAACCATTATTGATAGAAGGTGCAGCGCGTAACTTCAAGGTTACCCATCCCGCGGATTGGGAATTAATGCAACTGCTACTCAGTTCAG